AGGCCCAGAAACTTGGGGTGGATCTGCTGGTCGTAGGCAGTCACAGCCACGGCACGGATATGACCGTACCGCTGGGGCGTACGTCCGCACGGATCGTGCAGCTATCAGAAGTGCCGGTGTATCTGGTGCCCATGCTGCAGCATCGGGGGCGGGGAGAATTGTAAGTTTAAATAATAAAATGTGCTGATATACAGACTAGACCAATAATATGGTTATATATGGCGTTGGCAGCTCTTGGCCCGCCTTACTGCTCTGAGGGAAATCTATGAAGCTTCAGCAATTGCGCTACATCTGGGAAGTTGCGCACCACGACCTCAATGTATCGGCTACTGCTCAGAGCCTGTACACCTCGCAGCCAGGGATCAGCAAGCAGATTCGCTTGCTCGAGGATGAGCTGGGCGTGGAAGTCTTCGCCCGCAGCGGCAAGCATCTGACCCGCGTAACTCCGGCGGGTGAACGCATCATCACCACGGCCGGTGAGATCCTGCGCAAGGTCGAAAGCATCAAGCAGATCGCTCAGGAATTCTCCAACGAGAAGAAGGGTACGCTGTCCATCGCCACCACGCATACCCAGGCGCGTTACGCCCTGCCTCCGGTGATCAGTGCCTTTATCAAGCAGTACCCGGATGTTGCCTTGCACATGCACCAGGGGACGCCGACGCAGATCGCCGAGATGGCCGCCGATGGCAGTGTCGATTTCGCCATCGCCACCGAAGGCCTTGAGCTGTTCAACGACCTGATCATGATGCCGTGCTACCGCTGGAACCGTTGCGTGGTGGTACCGCAGGGCCATCCCCTGACCAAGCTGCCGAAGCTGACCCTCGAAGCGCTGGCCGAGCATCCCATCGTCACCT
This region of Pseudomonas wenzhouensis genomic DNA includes:
- the cysB gene encoding HTH-type transcriptional regulator CysB, with the translated sequence MKLQQLRYIWEVAHHDLNVSATAQSLYTSQPGISKQIRLLEDELGVEVFARSGKHLTRVTPAGERIITTAGEILRKVESIKQIAQEFSNEKKGTLSIATTHTQARYALPPVISAFIKQYPDVALHMHQGTPTQIAEMAADGSVDFAIATEGLELFNDLIMMPCYRWNRCVVVPQGHPLTKLPKLTLEALAEHPIVTYVFGFTGRSKLDEAFSHRGLTPKVVFTAADADVIKTYVRLNLGVGIVAKMAVDAKLDPDLVVLDADDLFEPSVTKIGFRRGTFLRGFMCDFIERFAPHLTRDMLAKAVQCHNKSELEELFAGVELPMH